AATACAAGTCTTTAGATTTCATCACTTCCAACAATAAACTTCCTACTCacattaacaaaatttaatatgtaTATAAATGCTTTGTTAGTgaaaactgactgttctattagagtatcttaagcTTTCATGTCCCCTCTATAGATGCCTTGAGAGCTGAATACTTTTCGTCACTcacttttgtgctgccaaactcaATAGCGTGTTTAGATTTCTGCTAGTTAGAAAATTTAAATCTCAAAAGGGTTTCCTGAAATTCTTGGAAATCCCTTCCCTATATTCCACAAGGAGTTAGAATAATTTGTTCCCTGTGATTGAGTTCAGCTTTCTATGAAAAACAACTATAGCTATATCAGGAGTTAAAACCATAATACAAAATATGGCCACACTGTAGCTTACAAACATAAACTACAAAATTTAGTCAACAACAGTTAGCACTATGAGCATAATCTTAGTCACTTAACCACTGAGGACATCCTTCACCTGTAGTTAACACAAACTTATAATGAAGACTTCCTTCTAGTATCATTACTCCATTAGTAGTGAGTATAGGATCAGTAGTAACATTTAAATCACAGATGATGATCACATCAAATGATCTACCCTCATCTCCTCCAACATAGTGGATCACAAGATCACCAGTTGACGAGGAGACACTGGCACTAGCAGGACGGACAGCTCCCAATGACAATGGTCTCAAGTTAAGTGACGGAGATAGTTGACAAGCAGCTCCTTGACAGCCAATGACATCATACTCCAATCCACCACAAGGTGTGTAATAATATGTGTGGTTATTGTAATCTGTGACTTTCATGGGAGAATATTCCTTATCCAGTTTGTAAAGATCATATGTTGTGCCACTTTCCTTTACTGTGCAGGAACAACCATCACCAGCCAGAACACACTGAAGAGGATGAGAGATAGTACTATGACATGTTGCATTGCAGGCACACTTACTGGTTAACGAGGCTTTCAAAATATAATCATCAACATATTCTATTTCAAACAACCGTTCATGACTTTTGTTACATATCAATGTAATGATGGAACTCCTATCATGATTGGTATACTGCAGGGTAACGTTTCCAttatcaacaaatgttccactGATAGCAGAACCATATCCGACAAGCCCATCTTTAGTTTCCATACACACAGACTGATTTAAACATTGTGGGGAGATCACAGGGGAACAAGGGTTATAGTAAATTATTTCTGTTGATGAATATTTGTATTGCATGGGGTTAGACCCACTATCAAGAGGATGGAGATTAAATCGGTCAATTGCATTTGGTTCCCAACAAGTACAAGCATCAATGTTCTCACAACTACTGATGGCACTATTACCACATCTCCCAGGACAGGCACACATGGAATACAACTTAAATATATAACCACGCCGACTGTATTCAACAATAAACTCCAACCTGCCATATATGGTCTTATCACAGACTAACTCAATTTCAGTTGTACGCGTGTAGCCATCATTAGATTTGATGTTCTCATAAACTGCAAAGACACTCCCCTTATCATACTTAAATTGTACATCATTGGTTTTGCCCAAGCTGAAACCATTACCACTATTTCGAGACACTTGGCACATTGCTACACGGTCACACCCATTGTTTCCTGTTGGTATAGTGTAATCAACACAAGGGTTGTAGTAGAAGTCGTATGTATCTGAAATGAATCGTTGATCATGACTGAGAACGTGGAAGCGTGCACTGGATCTACCTCTAACCAGATCATGTAAGGTAATCAGGCTG
This portion of the Dysidea avara chromosome 12, odDysAvar1.4, whole genome shotgun sequence genome encodes:
- the LOC136240425 gene encoding cation-independent mannose-6-phosphate receptor-like isoform X1: MRHMMHICTLLLLVCFAILNMLLFSMATSQCKKQTTCSCQLDDWKGSLITLHDLVRGRSSARFHVLSHDQRFISDTYDFYYNPCVDYTIPTGNNGCDRVAMCQVSRNSGNGFSLGKTNDVQFKYDKGSVFAVYENIKSNDGYTRTTEIELVCDKTIYGRLEFIVEYSRRGYIFKLYSMCACPGRCGNSAISSCENIDACTCWEPNAIDRFNLHPLDSGSNPMQYKYSSTEIIYYNPCSPVISPQCLNQSVCMETKDGLVGYGSAISGTFVDNGNVTLQYTNHDRSSIITLICNKSHERLFEIEYVDDYILKASLTSKCACNATCHSTISHPLQCVLAGDGCSCTVKESGTTYDLYKLDKEYSPMKVTDYNNHTYYYTPCGGLEYDVIGCQGAACQLSPSLNLRPLSLGAVRPASASVSSSTGDLVIHYVGGDEGRSFDVIIICDLNVTTDPILTTNGVMILEGSLHYKFVLTTGEGCPQWLSD
- the LOC136240425 gene encoding cation-independent mannose-6-phosphate receptor-like isoform X2; its protein translation is MRHMMHICTLLLLVCFAILNMLLFSMATSQCKKQTTCSCQLDDWKGSLITLHDLVRDTYDFYYNPCVDYTIPTGNNGCDRVAMCQVSRNSGNGFSLGKTNDVQFKYDKGSVFAVYENIKSNDGYTRTTEIELVCDKTIYGRLEFIVEYSRRGYIFKLYSMCACPGRCGNSAISSCENIDACTCWEPNAIDRFNLHPLDSGSNPMQYKYSSTEIIYYNPCSPVISPQCLNQSVCMETKDGLVGYGSAISGTFVDNGNVTLQYTNHDRSSIITLICNKSHERLFEIEYVDDYILKASLTSKCACNATCHSTISHPLQCVLAGDGCSCTVKESGTTYDLYKLDKEYSPMKVTDYNNHTYYYTPCGGLEYDVIGCQGAACQLSPSLNLRPLSLGAVRPASASVSSSTGDLVIHYVGGDEGRSFDVIIICDLNVTTDPILTTNGVMILEGSLHYKFVLTTGEGCPQWLSD
- the LOC136240425 gene encoding cation-independent mannose-6-phosphate receptor-like isoform X3 is translated as MCQVSRNSGNGFSLGKTNDVQFKYDKGSVFAVYENIKSNDGYTRTTEIELVCDKTIYGRLEFIVEYSRRGYIFKLYSMCACPGRCGNSAISSCENIDACTCWEPNAIDRFNLHPLDSGSNPMQYKYSSTEIIYYNPCSPVISPQCLNQSVCMETKDGLVGYGSAISGTFVDNGNVTLQYTNHDRSSIITLICNKSHERLFEIEYVDDYILKASLTSKCACNATCHSTISHPLQCVLAGDGCSCTVKESGTTYDLYKLDKEYSPMKVTDYNNHTYYYTPCGGLEYDVIGCQGAACQLSPSLNLRPLSLGAVRPASASVSSSTGDLVIHYVGGDEGRSFDVIIICDLNVTTDPILTTNGVMILEGSLHYKFVLTTGEGCPQWLSD